One part of the Ciona intestinalis chromosome 5, KH, whole genome shotgun sequence genome encodes these proteins:
- the LOC101243284 gene encoding uncharacterized protein LOC101243284, with the protein MQILATMKLLLLLLFVGAAYGTIVTTVTVNSYATYASSGNAVTLPCSYTMEPNEDQPPIIYWIKGVSVDDSNAEVIFKGFRYWNETLGEYRQFFGDYYGRASVADLKEPSIQLNYVTSQDEGRYWCMVAEWSGRQQEGTDADGLALMVDGQKDYATSFKTDASVTVSVGDSATLSCAGDTTFDTVTWYEGPFHLPDSENFTYTEIGTYSKIGTFDLNSQQVEMEAGFTEMFIDLFLSLHIPTTDMENAGRYWCEVSLSTASNVELETDRSSVLLVVQSPPFDCAGKAPGLYPDPDDCSMYYECVAGNPLTYHRSCGYDGLVFDAANNYCDWAANVAPPCGTSSN; encoded by the exons aTGCAGATATTAGCAACCATGAAACTTCTGCTTCTACTTTTATTCGTCGGTGCCGCGT ACGGTACAATCGTGACTACAGTCACTGTAAACAGCTACGCAACATATGCTAGTTCTGGCAATGCTGTGACCCTCCCATGTTCGTATACAATGGAACCTAATGAAGACCAACCTCCAATTATTTACTGGATCAAG GGTGTAAGTGTGGACGACTCGAATGCGGAGGTTATATTCAAGGGATTCCGTTATTGGAACGAAACTTTGGGAGAATATCGTCAGTTCTTTGGTGACTACTATGGAAGAGCATCAGTGGCCGATTTAAAG GAACCCTCCATTCAGTTAAATTATGTAACATCTCAAGATGAAGGACGATACTGGTGCATGGTTGCCGAATGGTCCGGAAGGCAACAAGAAGGAACTGACGCCGATGGTTTGGCACTCATGGTTGATG GACAGAAAGATTACGCGACCTCTTTCAAAACGGATGCGAGCGTGACTGTCAGCGTGGGCGATTCCGCAACTTTATCGTGTGCCGGTGACACAACATTTGATACAGTGACGTGGTACGAAGGACCTTTCCATCTTCCAGACAGCGAAAACTTCACTTACACCGAG ATTGGAACTTACTCGAAAATAGGAACATTTGATTTAAACAGTCAACAAGTAGAAATGGAAGCCGGATTTACTGAGATGTTCATCGACCTTTTCCTTTCACTTCATATTCCCACTACCGATATGGAAAACGCTGGAAG ATACTGGTGCGAGGTATCGCTCTCTACCGCCTCTAACGTCGAATTGGAGACAGACAGGTCTTCTGTCCTATTGGTTGTCCAGT CTCCTCCATTTGATTGCGCTGGAAAAGCACCTGGTCTTTATCCCGATCCAGATGATTGCTCCATGTACTATGAATGTGTTGCTGGTAACCCACTGACTTATCACAGGTCATGTGGTTACGATGGCCTCGTTTTTGATGCAGCAAACAATTACTGCGATTGGGCTGCTAACGTAGCGCCACCATGCGgg acaAGCAGCAATTAA
- the LOC100179397 gene encoding uncharacterized protein LOC100179397, with protein sequence MNELKDKVVVITGASSGIGEEIAYTFAKQGAALGVCGRNKEKLGKVAEQCKAHGAGKVIEIIGDLMKLNDIDQMVEEVVSKLGDVDVLINNCGAIVNGGIETPNVEDFDKIFHVNVRAPFYLTQKCVPHLKKTKGCVVNISTLLTKICETNNLLYSMAKCSIDHFTKSTALELAKYDIRVNSVNPAVVLTPILQQMFSPEKLSEVLGEVGPMHPLGSKCLSTQEIADTVIFLSTSGARCITGTCLLADRGRGVFGK encoded by the exons ATGAACGAATTGAAAGATAAAGTTGTTGTAATAACAG gggCATCGAGTGGGATTGGTGAGGAAATAGCTTACACGTTTGCAAAACAAGGAGCCGCATTAGGTGTGTGTGGtcgaaacaaagaaaaattgggAAAGGTTGCAGAACAGTGTAAAGCACATGGAGCAGGCAAG GTCATTGAAATTATTGGTGATTTGATGAAGTTGAATGATATAGATCAAATGGTTGAGGAGGTCGTATCAAAACTGGGTGACGTTGATGTTCTTATCAATAACTGTGGTGCAATTGTGAACGGAGGAATTGAAACG CCAAATGTGGAGGACTTcgacaaaatatttcatgttaaTGTTCGAGCACCGTTTTATCTCACTCAAAAATGCGTTCCACATCTTAAGAAAAcgaaag GTTGCGTTGTGAATATATCAACTCTCCTAACAAAGATATGTGAAACAAACAACTTGCTTTACAGCATGGCAAAATGTTCGATTGACCACTTTACCAAGTCTACTGCTCTTG agCTTGCAAAATATGACATACGTGTGAATAGTGTCAA CCCAGCGGTAGTGCTGACTCCGATATTACAACAAATGTTTAGTCCGGAAAAGCTTTCGGAAGTCCTTGGTGAAGTTGGTCCAATGCATCCTCTTGGAAGCAAATGCTTGTCAACACAAGAGATTGCTGATACTGTAATCTTCCTCTCAACATCCGGAGCAAGATGCATCACTGGAACCTGCCTTCTTGCGGACAGAGGACGGGGTGTGTTTGGTAAATAA